The sequence TCTCCAGCACCATGTGGACCGACATCTCCTCGTAGCGGCGCTTCCCGAAGAACTCGCGGCGTATCTCGGCGAGTTGCGAGACGACGATGCCGAAAGCGGCCAACAGCACCGTCGGGGAGACCGCCGACGCGAGGTCGATGTACGGGAAGTCGCCGAAGACCGGAAACCCGACCCAGAAAGCGCCGAAGACGAGCGACATGAACACCATGAACGCGTTTCGTCGGTACACCGGCGGGAGCGGACCGGGCAGGTGAGTCGGGCGAGGTTCGCCCTCCCACTTTTGACCGAGGTCGGTCTCGTCGCTGACGCCGGGAAGGAGCATGCTCCGGCCATCGAGGACGATGCGTCGCTCGGCGAACAGCGCCGCCGCACTGTAGACGACGAGCATGGCGGCCATCTCTATCCAGTAGGTCGCCAGCACCTCCACGACCTCCCAGCCGAGGAGGATGACGCCGCCCAGCGGCAGGAGGTTCGAGCAGACGACGGGGAGAAACTCGCGCAAGTCCTCTCTCGCGCCCGGTCGTTCGTCGGAGACCATCGAACTGACGTGTCAGTCACAGGTCGATAAGCGTGCCGTTCTCCCGACGCACGGTGGTCACTCGCCGAGTCGTGCGCCCGTAACTACTCGCCGAGTCGAGCGTCGGTAATCCGGAGAGTGCCCCGCGTTCCGTCCCACTCCGTCTCGTAGTCGAGTTCGATAGGTCGGTCCATGTGCGGGCCGTCCGTGACCAGCGTCTCGAACTCGCCGCCCTCGCCGAGGAGGTGGACGCCGTGGCTCTCGTTGAGTGCTTCCAGTTCTTCGATGGTCTCCTCATCCAGCGTCCGACCGAGCCACGACTCGTCCAGTCCGTACGCCGCGACGCGGATGATGGTAATCTCGAAGCCAGCGTCGAGCATCGCGTCGGCGAGTTCGCGGGGATTCTCCTGCCAGAGCGGCGCGAACACCTCGGCGTCGAGGCGGTCGGCCATCTCCTCGATGCGCGAGGTCTGGTACTCGCTCTCGACAGCGCCCGCGGTCA is a genomic window of Halorussus salinus containing:
- a CDS encoding DUF6498-containing protein translates to MVSDERPGAREDLREFLPVVCSNLLPLGGVILLGWEVVEVLATYWIEMAAMLVVYSAAALFAERRIVLDGRSMLLPGVSDETDLGQKWEGEPRPTHLPGPLPPVYRRNAFMVFMSLVFGAFWVGFPVFGDFPYIDLASAVSPTVLLAAFGIVVSQLAEIRREFFGKRRYEEMSVHMVLEIPIRSIVFMGTVLLILHFFGILLLLGIHETFGPSVFDTVLTGRVLAVCYALVVMVAMLAVEWSRFWAHREPDPGGLASWFTPEDPLEE